The proteins below come from a single Paludibacter jiangxiensis genomic window:
- a CDS encoding NADP-specific glutamate dehydrogenase produces the protein MQVEQVLNDLKQRFPNEPEYHQAVEEVLLSIEDVYNAHPEFEAHNIIERICIPDRIFTFRVSWVDDKGKVRTNMAYRVQHNNAIGPYKGGMRFHASVTLSILKFLAFEQTFKNALTTLPMGGAKGGSDFSTEGKSDGEIMRFCQAFMTELWRHIGPETDVPAGDIGVGAREVAYMYGMYKKLARENTGTFTGKGLEFGGSLIRPEATGYGNIYFLMNMLKRKGITDLSGQTIAISGSGNVATYTAQKALELGGKVVTMSDSNGYIYDPDGINKQKLDYIFELKNIRRGRIKEYAETYGCKYVADDTPWKEPCTIALPSATQNEINEEDAEALVQNGCIAVSEGANMPSTPEAIEVFLKNKIMYAPGKAANAGGVSVSGLEMSQNSMKLSWPKEEVDQRLQHIMASIHDACVKYGTEPDGYVNYQKGANIAGFMKVARAMMAQGIL, from the coding sequence ATGCAAGTAGAACAAGTCCTCAACGATCTGAAGCAACGGTTCCCAAACGAACCCGAGTATCATCAAGCTGTAGAAGAAGTACTACTTTCAATCGAAGATGTGTATAATGCCCATCCCGAGTTTGAAGCTCACAACATCATCGAACGCATATGCATACCGGATCGCATCTTTACTTTCCGCGTAAGCTGGGTCGACGACAAAGGCAAGGTACGTACCAACATGGCTTATCGTGTGCAGCACAACAATGCCATCGGGCCCTATAAAGGAGGGATGCGCTTTCATGCCTCCGTTACTCTCTCTATTCTAAAGTTCCTTGCTTTTGAACAAACCTTCAAAAATGCTCTCACCACTTTACCTATGGGCGGCGCCAAAGGAGGATCGGATTTCAGTACCGAGGGCAAGTCGGATGGCGAAATCATGCGTTTCTGTCAGGCATTCATGACGGAACTATGGCGGCATATTGGGCCCGAAACAGATGTTCCGGCTGGAGACATCGGAGTCGGTGCGCGTGAAGTGGCTTATATGTATGGTATGTACAAAAAACTAGCCCGCGAAAATACAGGAACCTTTACCGGCAAAGGACTCGAATTCGGAGGCTCACTGATTCGACCTGAAGCTACCGGTTATGGCAACATCTATTTTCTGATGAACATGTTGAAACGCAAAGGCATTACCGACCTGAGCGGCCAGACCATCGCCATTTCGGGGTCAGGCAATGTGGCAACCTATACGGCACAAAAAGCGTTAGAGTTGGGGGGAAAAGTTGTAACGATGTCGGACAGTAACGGTTATATCTACGATCCGGATGGTATCAACAAACAAAAATTAGACTACATTTTTGAATTGAAAAACATCCGGCGCGGACGCATTAAAGAGTATGCCGAAACGTATGGATGTAAATATGTTGCCGACGATACACCATGGAAAGAACCCTGCACTATTGCTCTACCATCTGCCACACAAAACGAAATTAATGAGGAAGATGCCGAAGCTTTGGTACAAAACGGTTGCATTGCCGTATCCGAAGGTGCTAATATGCCAAGCACCCCCGAAGCGATCGAAGTCTTTCTGAAAAACAAAATCATGTATGCTCCCGGCAAAGCTGCCAATGCGGGTGGCGTTTCCGTTTCGGGACTGGAGATGAGTCAGAATTCCATGAAGCTAAGCTGGCCAAAAGAAGAAGTGGATCAACGCCTCCAGCATATCATGGCCAGCATTCACGATGCCTGCGTAAAATATGGTACCGAACCCGATGGTTATGTTAACTACCAGAAAGGTGCCAATATTGCCGGATTCATGAAAGTAGCCAGAGCCATGATGGCACAGGGAATCCTGTAA